DNA sequence from the Pelosinus sp. IPA-1 genome:
AGTAATATGTCTTTTAAAAGATCAGTAAGAGTCCTTCCTGGTTCAATTGTATTGACAGTTGCTAAATCAACGGCCATTGCTTTAATTAACATACGAGCACCTGCCTTGGCAGTAGCGTATGCAGCCATGTTTTTTCCGACAAGGCTAGCCCTCATGCATCCAATATTTACGATACTACCAATTGTATTATTTTGGACCATCCATTTTGCCACTGCCTGTCCCCAAAGAAATACTCCTTTTAGATTAACACCAATTGTTTTATCCCATTGCTGTTCAGTCATATTTTAAAAATCAATTTTTTCCATTATACCTACATTAGAAATTAATGCATCAAGATGGCCTAATTTTTGAACACACTCGATTAAAGCCTTCTCTATATCTTCTTTGATGGTAACGTCTCCACAAAAATAATCAGCATTGTCGGTAGACAATTCTTCACGGATAACCCGTAGTAGCTCTTTTTCATCTTTATCAAATAAAAAAAACATAGTATCCGTTATGAGCTAAGGCCAAAGCAATGCCATTTCCTATTCCTGAAGCAGCTCCCGCAACTATAGCTACACGTTTTTCAATATTGCACATAATAAACATCACTCCCACAAAAGTTTTAATATTACGGTCTTCATTAATAAACAAACAGAATCCTTTAATTTTAAAAGTTATAAATAAGATCCCAAAACGGTCGTTTTTAGTGATGAAGCAAGACAATGTCGTTGCCGACCCCAAGATATGCCTATGAATTCGACTTGTATTTCCGCAGGAAAAAATAAACAATTCTAGAATGTTTAGGATGAAGCAACAGCAAATAACTGACTGGACGCATATCAATCGTTAGATGCTTAATCTAGGCATCGATATGAATACCCATGGATGAGGAAAAAGCCCTAAAGTGTCAATTTCTTGAACTGCGAGTTTTAGATTTTCTTTCTAAGAGGTAATCTTCTTTTACACGTTTGAAGAAGCGTTCCACAGTGGTTAGGCATTTAAAACGAAGTTTAAAAGAATCTGTGCTGCGAGGAATTCGAGTAAAAAAGCGTAGATTATCATTTTCTCTAGTGTAGAAAACCCAGTCATAAAGAGAATCTGAGCAAGGCGTGTCACAAGATACCTGCTAGGATTTACATGTTCTGGGGCAGCGCCACTTGTGGCGTTGACGGTCTTTATCGAAGCCATGATGTGTCCGGCATGACAAACGGGAATGCCGTCTTTGGTAAAGGAAATAGTACCTTGGCATGAGAAATTGCCTTGGTTTCTAGAATTTAAATCGATTAAGGCAGTCATGTCATAATATGGTGCAATAACAGATAGATGGCGTAGGCATCATGAGCAGAGTCTGCATTCTCTTAAAGTAAATTCAGGGTATTGCTGTAAAAAGTCATGAAAAGAGTAAACAAAACACAGACTGCCATGTCGGTAAGCTTTAAAAAAGTTGAGATAAATAGGCAAGTCATAAGGACTGTCGGCAGCGGTGAAGGCGTATAAAGTACGTCCAAAATAATATTCTTCGCGGTAACTGTCCCGGCCCCAGGAGGCATCAGGATCACTAAACTTTCTTTGGCAGCTACATTTATATACTCCGTTTTTCCTGCAATCGCAAGTTAACTTGCCGTAACGGCTTGCACCTGTGCGGGCTGAGCCACCGTCCCCGGCGACCGAAAGAGCATTGATATTTCCCAGGAGGCCATGGTTATTAGAGGGGAATACAAAACATTCTTTTAAAATTTTTTGGAAGATATCATGAGGACGAGAGTGAAAATCAGGAGGGTTAGTAAGGCAACGGCCAATTAAACGATTGACAGTGCCTGGTCTTTTTAAAGGAGACTTATCCCCTTCTTTCTTGCCTTTCTTAGGTTTACGCCGGGTTGAGCTTGCTGGAAAGAGGCGCCGAAGAAGCCAGCCAAAGACGCTGGATAAAATCATAAAAGGTGCCGACACCAGGAATTTCATTAGGCAAAAAAACGCTGAGGATGGAAAAAATAGGCGTGGAGCGCATTGTATTAACCCAAGTATCGATAGAGCGTTCATGTAACAGTTCCATAAGCAGCAAAGAGCGAAACATATCTACCGGGTCACGAGCTGGAGTACCTTTTGTTGGGGAATAGCGGTAGCCGACTATTTTAGCAACTTTGAACAAATCGGCATACCAAACGCTAGCTAAGGCTTGAAATTCTTGATGGGAACGAGTAGCTTTTAACAAAAGGATCATCGCCATTAGCGAGATAGACAAAATAAATACTTTCTTCGCGATTATAGAAGTGATTTGAAAAAGTCAAGTATTATTTTAAAATACCAGCATTGGCTGGGGGAAAAACGAAAAATGACCAAGGCAGGAAGCCTTGATCAATATATGGACTCGGGTTCCCGAGAGAGTACTTAAAATAATAAAGAGGAATTGTGTGAGAATGATGAAAAGTATCGGCGTGGTAACCTATGTTCGCAATTCACCCGTGGCGATTTTTTTAAAAGACAATTTGGAAACCGTTCTCGCTAATTATGTTGATGTGAAAATCTATTCTTTGGATGAATTGAAGCCGGGAAAAATGATTGATGACGATATCGTTTTAGTAATGATTAAAAGTCAGGCGCTGCAAGTAAAAAAACATATTTCTGATGCTCGGCGAATTGTTGTTGCCCAAAGGACTACTAGGGAGAGTGAAATTTACAAGGTTTTTTCCATTCCAGCCGATACTAGAGTGTTGGTAGTTAATGATAATTCAGAAACAACATTGGAAGCTATTACTCTCTTTTATCAATTAGGAATTAACCATTTGAATCTTGTTCCTTATAAAGAAGGCGAGGATTACAGTGATATTAAAATTGCTATAACTCCTGGTGAGAGCTGGCGTGTTCCAAAGTATATCGGCACTGTCCTTGACATAGGCCAGCGCTATATTGATATATCTACATTTATCGAAATAATTAATAAGTTAGAAATAACGGAAGATGAAGTTAGAAGACGATTTTTAAAGTATTCTGAAAGTATTGTATCTTTGGATACGGGTATAAGAAGGCAATATAAAGAGCTGGTTACCAAAAATACTGAGTTGAGAGCAGTGATCAATTTGTCCCCGGAGGGCATTCTGTTGTTAAACAACGAGAAAATGGTCAGTCTCTACAACAAAAGTTTGGAAAAAATGTTCGATATTCATAAGGATATTACTTGTGTCAACTTGAATGATTTATTCACGTCGGACATTATTAATGTTCTTAATCAGGATGTTATTAGGGATGAAATTGTAGAATATAAAGGTCGAACCTTGATTGTTAACAAACATAATCTTGAATATTTTGGAGAACTGGCCGGAATCTATTTTATATTCCAAGAAGTTACTTATATAAAACAATTAGAGCAAACTTTAACGAAAAAGTTGCGAGCTAAAGGTCTTTTGACCAGATACAATTTTACAGATATCCATACGAAATCACCTGAAATGATACAATGTATTGATTTTGCACGAAAAGCTGCTTGCTCTGATCTAACAATCCTAATTACAGGTGAAAGCGGTACAGGGAAAGAACTTTTAGCCCAATCTATTCATAATGCATCTCATCGTACAAAGCAGCCATTTATGGCTTTTAACTGTGCCGCAGTTCCTGAAAGTATTATGGAAAGTGAACTTTTCGGCTATGAAGGCGGTACATTTACAGGAGCATTGAAAGAAGGTAAAGCCGGATTATTCGAACAGGCTAATAATGGTACGATTTTCTTAGATGAAATTGGTGATATGCCCTATTCAATGCAGGCTAAGTTATTAAGGGTTTTACAGGAACAGCAAGTCATGCGCATTGGTTCCCAGCGTGTAACTACTATAAATATACGGGTTATTGCGGCCACAAACAATGATCTTCGTAAAAAAATACGCTCCGGTCATTTTCGGGCAGATCTTTATTACCGTCTAAACGTGTTACCAATTATGGTTCCGCCTCTTAGAGAGCGAAAGGAAGATATTTTATATCTTTTAAATTATTTTTTGAGACAAAAACATAGGGAGGATCTTTCCGTTCTACCGGAAACCTGTGATATCTTAATGCAATATGGGTGGACGGGAAATATTCGAGAATTAAACAATGTTGCTGCATATATTTCTTTTATGACAGACAATATAGTGAGGCCGGACCATCTTCCATGCTATATTTTTGATATTCAGGAAGATTTTGAGCGGGACTTCAACGTCTTGGCAATTAGGGGAGATTTGGAAAACTGTCAGGCAGTATTGAAAGTTATTGCCGATTTCGATTCTTTAGATATGGGAGCTGGGCGCAAAAGTATTGAAGACTTCCTTAATAACACAGGTGTACATTTGTCGCAAGGGGAAATTCGACGTGTACTGAACGTTTTAAATGGATGTGAACTTATAACATCTGGCATTGGACGAAAAGGCAGTGAAATTACGTTAAAAGGGAAATATTTTTTAAAATGGTTAAAAAACAGGAACAACCAACCAGTTTAAATACCTATTTAATCCCCAATATTTAGATTTCTGAAAGTTTAATTTATGAACAACGTTACATGATAAATGACTATATGCGTTAAAAAACGTAAGCTATTGCACTTAAGTGCTAGCTTGCGCTTTTTTTATTTTTAGAATTTTGTCATTTGGCATTAAAATTGCAATTACTTATTAAGACAAATATTGCATTTACAACTTATCACTATAAAGCAAAAGGGGGAGTTTCATGAATTTTAAACAAGATAATACGGTAGAAGAACAAAAGATCTTTGGAATTTTGAACCAAGAATTAGTGGTTGCGCTTGGTTGCACTGAACCAATAGCAATTGCCTATGCGGCGGCCTTAGCTAAGCGATTTGTTAAGGATGGGGACATTCTTTCTGTACAAGTAGCGATGAGTGGCAATATCATTAAAAATGCCATGTCTGTTACTATACCCGGCACATCTATCTGCGGTATAAATGCGGCTACAGCTTTGGGCATTGTGGCTGGTAATCCAGATAAAAAGCTAGAAGTGTTATCTGGTATAACTCAAAATCACGTAAAACAAGCACAAGACATGATAGCATCAGGAATTATTGCTACTTCTGTGGCCAATACTTCCAAGAAACTGTATATTGAAGCTGTGGTTCACTCGAAAAAATCATATGCGAAGGTTGTTATTGCTGATCATCATACGGGTGTTGTATTAATTGAAGTTGATGGTCAGGCTGTTTATAAAGAAGACCATAAGGATAATGCTTGTGATGAGCTTAATACAGACAGTCCTTTTTTGAATTTGGATAGGGTTTGGCAGTTTACTATGGAAGTCGATACAAAAAAATTAGATATAGTAAAAGAAAGTATCAAATTGAATAAGCGAGTAGCCTTGGAGGGATTGGCGAATGTGTATGGACTTCAAGTGGGAAGAAGCATTCGTGATGGTATTGCCAAAGGAATATTGACAGACGATTTCGCAACTTGGGCGATGGCACTGACTGCTGCTGGTTCCGATGCTAGGATGGCAGGCTGTTCACTACCCGTGATGAGTAATTCAGGAAGCGGAAATCAAGGATTGTGCGCCACATTACCCGTGGTGGCCGTCGGAGAAAAAATAGAGATTGATGACGAAAAAATGATACGGGCAGTGGCGCTAAGTCACTTAATAACCATCTATATTAAATCTAAATTTGGTCGTTTATCTGCGTTATGCGGCGCGACTATTGCCGGAACCGGTGCCAGTTGCGGTATTACCTATCTATTGGGAGGCGATTTAACCCAAGTGAAATATGCTGTACAAAATATGTTAGGTAATGTAACTGGCATGTTGTGTGATGGTGCCAAGGCAGGTTGTGCCATGAAAGTGTCAACTTGCGTCAATGCGGCAATTCAATCGGCTATTATGGCCAGGGCACAACGATCGATTCAATCTACAGATGGGATTATTGAAGCCGATGTTGATCAATCGATTGAGAATCTTTGTCAGTTGGGAAATCAAGGGACTTTGGAAGCCGATAAGATTATTCTGGAAATTATGTTAAACAAAAAAGTTGGGTAATCTGGCTTTAATTACCGTTTAATGACTTAACCATTTTGTAATTCCATTTGGATTTTCTTATCAATAATGTGAGATTTTGTCTATTTATATTTATAAGATACTGTCACTATAAAGGACGGCAGTAGTGATGTAACCTTGAAGGGAGAGATTATTATCAATAGACCAATTATTGGAATTTTAACTAACTTGCTTATCACTGAGGGTAGTGTATTTCCGGGAATGGAAAGGACCTACGTAAACTATGATTATGTTCAGGCAATTATGATGGTAGGAGCCGTACCGATATTATTACCAGTGATCAGTGATGAACAATGTATTAGGAAGCAAAT
Encoded proteins:
- a CDS encoding sigma 54-interacting transcriptional regulator — its product is MMKSIGVVTYVRNSPVAIFLKDNLETVLANYVDVKIYSLDELKPGKMIDDDIVLVMIKSQALQVKKHISDARRIVVAQRTTRESEIYKVFSIPADTRVLVVNDNSETTLEAITLFYQLGINHLNLVPYKEGEDYSDIKIAITPGESWRVPKYIGTVLDIGQRYIDISTFIEIINKLEITEDEVRRRFLKYSESIVSLDTGIRRQYKELVTKNTELRAVINLSPEGILLLNNEKMVSLYNKSLEKMFDIHKDITCVNLNDLFTSDIINVLNQDVIRDEIVEYKGRTLIVNKHNLEYFGELAGIYFIFQEVTYIKQLEQTLTKKLRAKGLLTRYNFTDIHTKSPEMIQCIDFARKAACSDLTILITGESGTGKELLAQSIHNASHRTKQPFMAFNCAAVPESIMESELFGYEGGTFTGALKEGKAGLFEQANNGTIFLDEIGDMPYSMQAKLLRVLQEQQVMRIGSQRVTTINIRVIAATNNDLRKKIRSGHFRADLYYRLNVLPIMVPPLRERKEDILYLLNYFLRQKHREDLSVLPETCDILMQYGWTGNIRELNNVAAYISFMTDNIVRPDHLPCYIFDIQEDFERDFNVLAIRGDLENCQAVLKVIADFDSLDMGAGRKSIEDFLNNTGVHLSQGEIRRVLNVLNGCELITSGIGRKGSEITLKGKYFLKWLKNRNNQPV
- a CDS encoding L-serine ammonia-lyase, iron-sulfur-dependent, subunit alpha; its protein translation is MNFKQDNTVEEQKIFGILNQELVVALGCTEPIAIAYAAALAKRFVKDGDILSVQVAMSGNIIKNAMSVTIPGTSICGINAATALGIVAGNPDKKLEVLSGITQNHVKQAQDMIASGIIATSVANTSKKLYIEAVVHSKKSYAKVVIADHHTGVVLIEVDGQAVYKEDHKDNACDELNTDSPFLNLDRVWQFTMEVDTKKLDIVKESIKLNKRVALEGLANVYGLQVGRSIRDGIAKGILTDDFATWAMALTAAGSDARMAGCSLPVMSNSGSGNQGLCATLPVVAVGEKIEIDDEKMIRAVALSHLITIYIKSKFGRLSALCGATIAGTGASCGITYLLGGDLTQVKYAVQNMLGNVTGMLCDGAKAGCAMKVSTCVNAAIQSAIMARAQRSIQSTDGIIEADVDQSIENLCQLGNQGTLEADKIILEIMLNKKVG